In the genome of Triticum urartu cultivar G1812 chromosome 5, Tu2.1, whole genome shotgun sequence, one region contains:
- the LOC125508692 gene encoding uncharacterized protein LOC125508692 — protein MEKMSSSVQSWADQHKLATVGAMWTTAVGASVACGRRRGKAAGFTVAAALGGAALAHQYYAAKRREEEARCFELDFYSQLPAATGEDGQENERWSY, from the exons ATGGAGAAGATGAGCTCGTCGGTGCAGTCCTGGGCGGACCAGCACAAGCTCGCCACCGTCG GGGCGATGTGGACGACGGCGGTTGGCGCCTCGGTGGCGTGCGGCCGGCGGCGGGGCAAGGCGGCGGGGTTCACGGTCGCTGCCGCACTCGGCGGAGCGGCGCTGGCGCACCAGTACTACGCAGCCAAacggagggaggaggaggcgagGTGCTTCGAGCTGGACTTCTACTCGCAGCTGCCGGCGGCCACCGGCGAGGACGGCCAGGAGAACGAGCGGTGGAGCTACTAG
- the LOC125508694 gene encoding PLASTID TRANSCRIPTIONALLY ACTIVE protein 6, chloroplastic translates to MATTPLATASPYPFPSLLSKTLNPTSTFKLSPAHSLSLSLLTTPAPLLLPHRQGRRQRDISAAYGDGDMDDDFGDAGDFDLDGEDGVGDDDDLDNEQDYDVDYDRLLAPVKPRPQLSGVGSGGEEGEGDIAMVAAESFVSTGASASDTVVDYTVDEDEFHKIRLLHCDFFIRKVPDPDQDVYDFREMYVTPPDTDIYSIPRVLAPMPQKYVRCAKKNFGRYHVSEPPVEHLRDPLYKTEREIMKVFLTKHYRNRRFSDTDFFLDFEEIYVIDSKTRSITRAKVVVNVPEGKKRDRRNDLLLIRDGGESFRITDKSQRDDATTIIQREEWTKSRQDVEKHFRKLRDFDYSNWF, encoded by the exons ATGGCGACCACTCCGCTCGCGACTGCCTCTCCCTATCCATTCCCCTCTCTGCTCTCCAAAACCCTAAACCCCACCTCCACCTTCAAGCTCTCTCCTGCtcactccctctccctctccctcctcaccaccccagcgcccctcctcctcccccacAGGCAGGGCCGGCGGCAGCGTGACATCTCGGCGGCGTACGGTGACGGCGACATGGACGACGACTTCGGCGATGCGGGCGACTTTGACCTCGACGGAGAAGACGGTGTGGGGGACGACGACGACCTCGACAACGAGCAGGACTACGACGTCGACTACGACCGCCTCCTCGCCCCCGTCAAGCCTCGGCCGCAGCTCTCCGGGGTTGGCAGCGGAGGCGAGGAAGGGGAGGGGGACATCGCCATGGTCGCGGCTGAGAGCTTCGTGTCCACTGGGGCGTCCGCCTCCGACACCGTCGTCGACTACACCGTCGACGAAGATGAGTTCCACAAGATTCGCCTGCTTCACTGCGACTTCTTCATCCGCAAGGTGCCCGACCCTGACCAAGACGTCTACGACTTCCGAGAG ATGTATGTCACACCGCCTGACACCGACATCTACTCCATTCCAAGGGTTCTTGCCCCGATGCCACAAAAG TATGTGAGGTGCGCGAAGAAAAACTTTGGCCGCTACCATGTAAGTGAGCCACCGGTTGAGCATCTGCGTGATCCCCTGTACAAGACAGAGAGGGAGATTATGAAG GTTTTCTTAACAAAACACTACAGAAACAGGCGGTTCAGCGATACAGATTTTTTCCTTGATTTTGAGGAGATTTATGTCATTGACTCAAAAACAAGGTCAATCACAAGAGCGAAAGTAGTG GTGAACGTCCCTGAAGGAAAAAAGAGAGATAGGAGAAATGACCTGCTACTCATACGGGATGGAGGCGAGTCTTTCAGAATAACTGACAAG TCGCAAAGAGACGACGCCACCACTATCATCCAGAGAGAAGAGTGGACGAAATCGAGACAGGATGTGGAGAAGCATTTCCGGAAGCTCAGAGATTTTGACTACTCGAATTGGTTCTGA